Proteins from a single region of Pseudomonas ekonensis:
- a CDS encoding DUF4347 domain-containing protein: MYFWYGVVTQLAKHVKGKPDRAIIKDLSSGRTLLVALSTNALVRINLDKTKIHNASDNAPWADDTEKPYVQVGTEVVLTTEVNHFPTDASQVVSINFRYAIELVTGNLLGPLPVRGIVVIYHDFLDEKSRGDSGAAFAKSIECWSEKLGRPCWLINANSTLSSVVARLEMIAAQKKGVAVVDTILIVTHGREGCLYIGDPNDVKDENFIAEAETGRRYSSAQAFGAKLQSLFGADLAIGIYSCNFLNSAAGGRVAIELRSSSGARAVYGAQGTVHLMPNMGQRPTALCDECYAVFSADEIKHYASEQIPVFDI, translated from the coding sequence ATGTATTTCTGGTATGGAGTGGTCACCCAACTCGCCAAGCATGTCAAGGGCAAGCCCGACAGGGCCATCATCAAGGATCTGAGCAGTGGCCGGACGTTGCTGGTCGCGCTGTCGACCAATGCGTTGGTGCGGATCAATCTGGACAAAACCAAGATCCACAACGCAAGCGACAATGCGCCCTGGGCGGACGACACGGAAAAGCCATATGTTCAGGTAGGCACCGAAGTCGTGCTGACGACTGAGGTGAATCATTTTCCGACGGACGCGAGTCAGGTCGTGTCCATTAACTTCCGTTACGCCATTGAATTGGTGACAGGCAACTTGCTGGGTCCACTTCCCGTGCGGGGCATCGTGGTCATCTACCATGATTTTCTGGATGAAAAGAGCAGGGGCGACTCCGGCGCGGCGTTTGCCAAATCAATTGAGTGCTGGAGCGAAAAGCTCGGCCGTCCTTGTTGGCTGATCAATGCCAACTCGACATTGAGCAGTGTGGTGGCACGTCTCGAAATGATTGCGGCGCAGAAAAAGGGTGTTGCGGTCGTCGACACGATCCTGATTGTGACCCACGGTCGAGAGGGATGCCTTTACATCGGTGACCCGAATGATGTGAAGGACGAGAACTTCATTGCCGAGGCTGAAACGGGGCGCCGTTACTCCAGCGCCCAAGCCTTTGGCGCCAAGCTGCAAAGCCTGTTCGGCGCGGATTTGGCCATCGGCATCTATTCGTGCAATTTCTTGAATAGCGCGGCAGGTGGCCGGGTGGCCATCGAGCTTCGAAGCTCTTCCGGCGCAAGGGCCGTCTATGGTGCCCAGGGGACAGTGCATTTGATGCCCAATATGGGCCAACGGCCGACGGCGTTGTGCGACGAGTGCTATGCCGTATTTTCAGCGGATGAGATCAAGCACTACGCAAGCGAACAAATACCGGTGTTTGACATTTGA
- a CDS encoding MATE family efflux transporter, translated as MSNPAQRPLWQTYFLFLAPMVLSNFLQSMSGTVNSIYIGQMLGTQALAAVSGMFPIIFFFIALVIGLGAGAGVLIGQAWGAREAHMVKAISGATLLLGVLIGLAAAVLGSVFARPALQGLGTPADVLDDAVAYAHVMMWILPSMLVFVLFTQLLRGVSDTLSPLLALMVSTGVGLALTPALIRGWLGLPQMGIQSAAYAGLAGNLAAMGWLAWRLIRKGHPLAPDREFFAALRLDGAILGKVLRIGLPTGVQMIVLSLSELVILALVNQHGSQATAAYGAVTQIVNYVQFPALSIAITASILGAQAIGAGRLERLGPILRTGLWINVGLTGGLIVLGYLASHWLLGLFLTEDATRAMAEHLLHIMLWSLLVFGFQAIIGGIMRASGTVLVPVGVAILCVVGVQLPAAYWLDGQYGLQGVWMAFPLAYLGMLVLQTLYYRMVWQHQKIERLV; from the coding sequence ATGTCCAATCCCGCCCAACGCCCCCTCTGGCAAACCTACTTTCTGTTCCTGGCGCCGATGGTGCTGTCGAACTTCCTGCAATCGATGTCCGGCACGGTCAACAGCATCTACATCGGCCAGATGCTCGGCACCCAGGCGCTGGCGGCGGTGTCGGGGATGTTCCCGATCATCTTTTTCTTCATTGCGCTGGTCATCGGCCTCGGTGCCGGGGCGGGCGTGCTGATCGGCCAGGCGTGGGGCGCGCGGGAGGCGCACATGGTCAAGGCGATCTCCGGGGCGACGTTGCTGCTGGGCGTCTTGATCGGTCTGGCGGCGGCGGTGCTGGGCAGCGTGTTCGCGCGGCCGGCGTTGCAGGGGCTGGGCACGCCGGCGGATGTGCTGGACGACGCGGTGGCCTATGCCCACGTGATGATGTGGATTCTGCCGTCGATGCTGGTGTTCGTGCTGTTCACCCAGTTGCTGCGCGGGGTGAGCGACACGCTGTCGCCGCTGCTGGCGCTGATGGTCTCGACCGGCGTCGGCCTGGCGCTGACGCCGGCCTTGATCCGCGGTTGGCTGGGGTTGCCGCAGATGGGCATCCAGAGCGCGGCGTACGCGGGGCTGGCGGGCAACCTGGCGGCGATGGGCTGGCTGGCGTGGCGGCTGATCCGCAAGGGGCACCCGCTGGCGCCGGACCGGGAGTTTTTCGCGGCGCTGCGCCTGGACGGGGCGATCCTGGGCAAGGTGCTGCGCATCGGCCTGCCGACCGGCGTGCAGATGATCGTGCTGTCACTGTCGGAACTGGTGATTCTGGCGCTGGTGAACCAGCACGGTTCCCAGGCGACGGCGGCCTATGGCGCGGTGACGCAGATCGTCAACTACGTGCAGTTCCCGGCGCTGTCGATCGCCATCACCGCGTCGATCCTCGGCGCCCAAGCCATCGGCGCCGGCCGGCTCGAACGGCTGGGGCCGATCCTGCGCACAGGGCTCTGGATCAACGTGGGCCTGACCGGCGGCCTGATCGTGCTGGGCTACCTGGCGTCGCACTGGTTGCTGGGGCTGTTCCTGACCGAGGACGCGACCCGGGCAATGGCCGAGCACCTGCTGCACATCATGCTGTGGAGCCTGCTGGTGTTCGGCTTCCAGGCGATCATCGGCGGGATCATGCGCGCCAGCGGCACGGTGCTGGTGCCGGTGGGGGTGGCGATCTTGTGTGTGGTCGGCGTGCAGTTGCCGGCCGCCTACTGGCTGGACGGGCAGTACGGCCTTCAGGGCGTGTGGATGGCCTTTCCGCTGGCGTACCTGGGGATGCTGGTGCTGCAGACGCTGTATTACAGAATGGTCTGGCAGCATCAGAAGATCGAACGGCTGGTGTAG